A genomic region of Gadus macrocephalus chromosome 5, ASM3116895v1 contains the following coding sequences:
- the LOC132457570 gene encoding uncharacterized protein LOC132457570, whose amino-acid sequence MRTFRLENRIEGQGRQGGRPPMFTEQQEREIVNMVLANNAITLKQLQANIVNNHAIFNDIHQVSTSTLARILKKKHIQMKQIYRVPFERNSERVKRLRHDYAERVLRMDGEEIQHEFIYVDEAGFNLTRTRRRGRNIIGHRAIVNVPGQRGGNITLCAAITQNGVLHRHAHMGAYNTALILTFLDQLRNITAANQINHMQYIVVWDNVSFHRSALVQNWFQQHPHFTVLYLPPYSPFLNPIEEFFSAWRWKVYDLRLQAEVPLIQAMEEACDQMEVAAMQGWIRHSRRFFPRCLANDNIACDVDEILWPDPARRRDNV is encoded by the exons ATGAGAACATTTCGACTGGAAAATAG GATTGAGGGTCAGGGACGACAAGGGGGAAGGCCTCCTATGTTCACAGaacagcaagagagggagatagtaAACATGGTTTTGGCCAACAATGCTATAACACTCAAGCAGCTCCAAGCTAACATTGTCAATAACCACGCCATTTTCAATGATATCCATCAGGTCTCAACATCAACACTGGCACGCATCCTAAAaaagaaacatattcaaatgaaGCAAATTTATCGAGTGCCTTTCGAGCGCAATTCCGAAAGGGTAAAACGACTGCGGCATGATTATGCAGAG AGAGTTTTACGAATGGATGGAGAGGAGATCCAGCATGAGTTCATTTACGTAGATGAGGCTGGGTTCAACCTGACGAGAACACGAAGGAGGGGAAGAAACATCATTGGCCACAGGGCTATAGTCAATGTCCCAGGGCAACGTGGGGGTAATATAACACTCTGTGCAGCCATTACACAGAATGGGGTCCTCCACCGCCATGCCCATATGGGCGCTTACAACACAGCACTCATACTTACATTCTTGGACCAATTGCGCAACATAACAGCAGCAAATCAAATAAATCATATGCAATACATTGTTGTCTGGGACAATGTGTCTTTCCATCGCTCTGCTCTGGTTCAGAACTGGTTTCAGCAACATCCACATTTCACCGTCTTATATCTTCCACCATACTCTCCATTCCTCAACCCTATAGAAGAGTTTTTCTCGGCATGGCGGTGGAAGGTATATGATCTCCGTCTCCAGGCTGAGGTACCCCTCATCCAAGCCATGGAGGAGGCCTGTGACCAGATGGAGGTAGCAGCAATGCAAGGATGGATTCGTCATTCAAGACGTTTCTTTCCAAGGTGTcttgctaatgacaacattgcctGCGATGTTGATGAAATTCTCTGGCCAGATCCAGCTAGGCGAAGAGACAATgtctag